Proteins encoded together in one Alteribacter keqinensis window:
- a CDS encoding GNAT family N-acetyltransferase — translation MPHFTRKPTMTGEKVILRPFNTVEDFPFLEECLKDYEVIKLTGSSNEFDREAVHKWYSTRNEQTDRLDLSIIDKAERRLVGEVVVNAYDEQHHSMNFRILIGPGGRNKGLGSEATRLTVDYVFMNTDLDQLTLSVFAFNPRARNVYEKVGFTLDSIDRNELEYEGEWIDSLNMKLSRSNWRQKTEK, via the coding sequence ATGCCTCATTTCACACGTAAACCAACCATGACTGGAGAGAAGGTCATTCTAAGACCATTTAATACAGTCGAGGATTTTCCTTTTTTAGAAGAGTGTTTGAAAGACTATGAAGTGATTAAATTAACAGGAAGCTCAAATGAGTTCGATAGGGAAGCAGTACATAAATGGTACAGTACACGAAATGAACAGACGGACCGTTTGGATCTATCCATTATTGATAAAGCAGAAAGGAGACTCGTCGGGGAAGTGGTTGTCAATGCCTATGATGAACAGCATCACAGTATGAATTTCAGGATCCTCATCGGGCCGGGCGGGAGAAATAAAGGGTTGGGCTCGGAAGCGACCCGGCTTACAGTCGATTATGTTTTTATGAATACTGACTTGGACCAGCTGACTTTAAGTGTGTTTGCTTTCAATCCGAGAGCAAGGAACGTGTATGAAAAAGTTGGATTTACCTTGGACAGCATTGACAGAAATGAGTTGGAATATGAAGGAGAATGGATTGATTCACTGAACATGAAACTGAGCAGAAGCAACTGGAGGCAAAAAACAGAAAAATAG
- a CDS encoding DJ-1/PfpI family protein: protein MFDMVDALDFAGPYEVFNLTTYNEEDVKRLFMSKLLIEEKPFKVTTVSKDGEEVMIHNGLVVKPDCAFNNAPLFDIVVIPGGPFKAITTVNSDEKIIKWIAQQSGQALITSVCTGAFFLAKAGLLDNKNATTNRAALALMERSYPNTRVVQDVKYVDEEDVITAAGISAGINMSLHVVKKYLGDEASNRTARTIEFVPNT from the coding sequence TTGTTTGATATGGTAGATGCTTTAGATTTTGCAGGCCCTTATGAAGTTTTTAACTTGACCACGTATAATGAAGAAGATGTAAAAAGATTATTTATGAGTAAGCTCCTAATTGAAGAAAAGCCATTCAAGGTTACCACTGTCTCTAAAGACGGAGAAGAAGTTATGATCCATAATGGTTTAGTCGTTAAGCCAGACTGCGCTTTTAACAACGCTCCGTTGTTTGACATTGTTGTCATTCCAGGAGGTCCTTTTAAAGCTATAACTACTGTAAATTCAGACGAGAAAATCATTAAATGGATTGCACAGCAAAGTGGCCAAGCATTAATTACTTCTGTTTGTACTGGGGCTTTTTTCCTCGCAAAAGCAGGCTTGTTGGATAATAAAAATGCGACGACAAACAGAGCTGCACTTGCCTTAATGGAACGTTCCTATCCGAATACGAGAGTTGTGCAAGATGTAAAGTATGTAGACGAAGAAGACGTCATCACTGCAGCAGGAATCTCTGCTGGAATCAACATGTCTCTACATGTCGTAAAAAAATATCTTGGTGACGAAGCATCAAATCGAACAGCCCGAACTATTGAGTTTGTACCGAATACTTAA
- a CDS encoding class I SAM-dependent methyltransferase — translation MDSLEVVRKFYDETVNYEWERLERHKVEYELSKRFMNRHIKPGDKVLDLGGGPGKYSLYLAERGCDVTLADLSQNNIDFALKKAQELELPLKGLCVDARDLSSIEDGQFDHVLCMGPMYHLKIENDRIKTIKECLKKLKPNGTIFVAFVSSYSFVWDYLIRNPQFILDDERKSQLNNIVEDTNFAGQGFTDNFFISPKDVLPFFNQFNLEKLHLLNCEGFLYLRETELLTQPPEVISAWIDLAEKVCEREDLLSLSEHLMYIGKKAQ, via the coding sequence ATGGATAGTTTAGAAGTTGTGAGAAAGTTTTATGATGAAACAGTAAATTATGAGTGGGAACGGCTCGAACGTCATAAAGTTGAGTATGAACTTAGCAAACGCTTTATGAATCGTCATATTAAGCCTGGGGATAAAGTATTGGACCTCGGCGGTGGCCCAGGTAAGTATTCACTTTATCTTGCTGAACGTGGATGCGATGTGACATTAGCAGATTTATCCCAAAATAATATCGATTTTGCTTTGAAAAAAGCACAGGAACTTGAACTTCCACTAAAAGGCTTGTGTGTAGATGCTCGTGATTTATCAAGCATTGAAGATGGTCAATTTGACCATGTGCTTTGTATGGGACCGATGTATCATCTCAAAATTGAGAATGACAGAATTAAAACTATCAAGGAATGTTTAAAAAAACTAAAGCCAAATGGAACTATATTTGTGGCATTTGTCTCTTCTTATTCTTTCGTTTGGGATTATCTAATCCGTAATCCTCAATTTATATTAGATGATGAACGGAAATCTCAATTAAATAATATAGTTGAAGATACGAACTTTGCAGGACAAGGGTTTACAGATAACTTTTTTATCTCTCCTAAGGATGTCCTTCCATTTTTTAATCAATTTAACCTTGAAAAACTTCATTTACTTAATTGCGAGGGTTTTCTATACTTACGAGAGACAGAACTACTCACCCAACCCCCTGAAGTAATATCTGCTTGGATTGACTTAGCAGAAAAAGTATGTGAACGAGAAGATTTACTGAGTTTATCAGAACATTTAATGTACATTGGTAAAAAGGCACAATAA
- a CDS encoding MFS transporter: MSYIRQGTPKFRKTSFAFFAAGFNTFAILYCVQPLMSALTDEFGVSPAAASLSLSLTTMALAISMLVFGSLSEVWGRKAIMVISMLAASVFCIMTSFSPNFHFLLVLRTMVGVSLAGLPSIAMAYLGEEIEAKSLGAAMGLYICGNVLGAVFSRVFSGILSDHFGWDMAIAGIGIISLIATLIFWYSLPPSQNFKSQPLNIGELSRSLVIHLKDPGLLSLFAIGFLLLGSNVALFNYIAFVLLGSPYSLSQTFVGWIFLVMILGMYSSVLTGSLIDHHGKQRILVICIVISLAGVCLTLASPVFLKIAGLGLFILGFFGGHAITSSWVGQRAQFNKAQASSLYLFFYYTGSSVVGTVGGVFWYLYRWEGVIAMIACFLILVLILVGILSKVESESQRGTTEDRSIGNG, from the coding sequence ATGAGTTACATACGACAAGGTACACCTAAGTTTCGTAAAACCAGCTTTGCTTTTTTTGCAGCTGGTTTTAATACATTTGCAATCCTTTACTGTGTACAGCCTCTGATGTCGGCATTAACAGACGAGTTCGGCGTCAGCCCGGCTGCTGCCAGTCTGTCTCTTTCCCTGACGACGATGGCACTTGCCATCAGTATGCTCGTTTTCGGATCCTTGTCAGAAGTGTGGGGCCGTAAAGCGATCATGGTCATTTCCATGCTTGCTGCTTCTGTATTCTGCATCATGACATCCTTCAGTCCGAATTTTCATTTTCTCCTTGTCCTGAGAACAATGGTTGGGGTTTCACTAGCCGGTCTGCCTTCTATTGCAATGGCTTATCTCGGTGAGGAAATTGAAGCAAAGAGCCTTGGGGCAGCAATGGGGTTATATATTTGCGGGAATGTCCTTGGTGCTGTATTCAGCAGGGTCTTCTCGGGTATCCTGAGTGACCATTTTGGATGGGACATGGCCATTGCGGGAATTGGAATCATCAGTCTGATTGCTACACTCATTTTCTGGTACAGCCTGCCACCATCACAGAACTTCAAAAGTCAGCCGTTGAACATAGGAGAACTAAGCCGGTCATTGGTAATCCATTTGAAGGATCCGGGTCTCCTCAGCTTATTTGCGATTGGTTTTTTACTTTTAGGAAGCAACGTAGCGTTGTTTAATTATATTGCTTTTGTTCTTCTTGGCAGCCCTTATTCCCTCAGTCAGACATTTGTGGGCTGGATATTCCTTGTTATGATCCTTGGTATGTACAGCTCGGTACTGACAGGGAGTTTAATCGATCACCATGGGAAGCAGAGAATATTAGTCATATGTATCGTCATTTCGTTAGCCGGTGTCTGTCTGACTTTGGCTTCTCCTGTCTTCCTTAAAATAGCGGGGCTTGGATTGTTTATTTTAGGCTTCTTCGGCGGTCATGCCATTACAAGCAGCTGGGTTGGGCAGCGTGCCCAATTTAATAAGGCACAGGCTTCTTCTTTATATCTTTTCTTTTACTACACAGGCTCAAGCGTAGTTGGAACAGTCGGAGGCGTGTTTTGGTACCTTTATCGGTGGGAAGGCGTCATTGCTATGATTGCGTGCTTTTTAATCCTTGTCCTTATCCTTGTTGGGATACTTTCAAAAGTTGAAAGTGAATCACAAAGAGGGACCACAGAAGACAGGTCCATTGGAAATGGATAA
- the modB gene encoding molybdate ABC transporter permease subunit, which yields MMDSILTPLWLSLKVASTATILAFIIGLFLAWWFAFSKNKVTNLLSIIITIPLVIPPTVLGYYLLVVLGRNSFLGQWIEGITGEPVIFTWKAAVIAAAIAALPLLIRPMQASFESINKDIIQAGALDGAGRLQLLRYIIVPLAYKGVLAGLLLGFARAMGEFGATLMVAGNIPGKTQTLSIAIYDAVQANRMMDANIMVIILTSTTILFLFLLHKWFK from the coding sequence ATGATGGACAGTATCCTGACTCCGTTATGGCTCTCCCTTAAAGTTGCCTCAACAGCAACGATTCTTGCGTTTATCATCGGACTTTTTTTAGCCTGGTGGTTTGCCTTTTCCAAGAATAAAGTAACGAACCTCCTATCCATTATCATTACGATTCCCCTTGTGATCCCTCCAACCGTTCTGGGGTATTATTTGCTCGTGGTATTGGGCAGGAACAGTTTTTTGGGGCAGTGGATAGAGGGGATAACAGGCGAGCCGGTAATTTTTACGTGGAAAGCGGCAGTTATCGCTGCAGCTATTGCAGCCCTGCCTCTGTTAATAAGACCGATGCAGGCCTCATTCGAATCAATCAATAAAGATATTATCCAGGCAGGAGCCCTCGATGGAGCAGGCAGACTTCAATTACTCCGTTACATCATCGTTCCCCTTGCTTACAAAGGTGTCCTTGCCGGGCTGTTACTGGGCTTTGCCAGAGCAATGGGAGAGTTTGGGGCTACGTTAATGGTTGCAGGCAACATTCCGGGGAAAACCCAGACTCTTTCCATTGCAATATATGACGCTGTCCAGGCCAACAGAATGATGGACGCAAATATTATGGTGATCATTTTAACAAGTACAACAATCCTTTTTTTGTTTCTGCTGCATAAATGGTTTAAGTAA
- a CDS encoding alpha/beta fold hydrolase encodes MILHTEVFGEGQPIVFLHTGLQTGLTDFEYQREYFKNKYKIVLPDLRGHGNSVEDDFTNFFEDSAEDIAETLSHLGIESTHLVGCSLGALVGLYFAKRFPSKVKSLTISGVLAKRPDNWIELQKEGVEHQSQLLKNNDAVGYFENLHKSNWRQFLEMAKNENWYPFEETNDLDGIIAPILYMVGEGNKAEAKGTLFYPSIKDDVHVSIIPFASHLVHSEQPDIYSRILEKFLNKVDN; translated from the coding sequence TTGATTTTACATACTGAAGTTTTTGGGGAAGGACAACCTATTGTTTTTCTACATACTGGTTTACAAACTGGTCTGACTGACTTTGAATATCAGAGAGAATATTTTAAAAATAAATATAAAATTGTTCTACCTGATTTACGTGGTCATGGCAATTCGGTAGAAGATGACTTTACTAACTTTTTTGAAGACTCAGCAGAAGACATAGCTGAAACACTTAGCCATTTAGGTATAGAGTCCACACATTTAGTAGGATGTTCATTAGGAGCTCTGGTAGGACTTTATTTCGCAAAAAGATTTCCTTCTAAAGTAAAAAGTTTAACGATTTCTGGTGTTTTGGCCAAAAGACCCGACAATTGGATAGAACTTCAAAAGGAAGGTGTTGAACATCAGTCTCAATTATTAAAAAATAATGATGCAGTAGGTTACTTTGAAAATTTACATAAGTCCAATTGGAGACAGTTCCTTGAGATGGCTAAGAACGAAAATTGGTATCCATTTGAAGAGACAAATGATTTGGATGGTATTATTGCTCCTATTCTGTATATGGTTGGTGAGGGGAATAAAGCTGAAGCTAAAGGTACATTATTTTATCCTTCAATAAAAGATGATGTTCATGTATCTATTATTCCTTTTGCATCCCACTTGGTTCATTCGGAACAACCAGATATATATTCGAGAATATTAGAAAAGTTTTTAAATAAGGTTGATAATTAA
- a CDS encoding restriction endonuclease, whose translation MLANKINTSLELKKTLAMGLAYRFNLANKDIESEKVSELFLKNTPTDFEHFVGQLFQEKYGGELFVTNSSGDFGVDFELKNQEELSLGQVKAYKGNVNYEPIALVHSNMIKHNAKKGYVITTSDFTAGAKQYASDLNIDLINGVDLVNLWIETMDSSLYELNPNLELS comes from the coding sequence ATGTTAGCTAATAAAATCAATACAAGTCTAGAATTAAAAAAGACACTGGCCATGGGCTTAGCATACCGCTTTAACTTGGCAAACAAGGATATCGAATCTGAAAAAGTGTCAGAGTTGTTTTTAAAAAATACACCTACTGATTTTGAGCATTTTGTAGGTCAACTGTTTCAAGAAAAATACGGTGGAGAACTGTTTGTAACTAATTCTTCGGGTGATTTTGGCGTGGATTTTGAACTTAAAAACCAAGAAGAGTTATCATTAGGACAAGTAAAAGCATACAAAGGTAATGTAAATTATGAACCTATTGCTCTTGTCCACTCCAACATGATTAAACACAATGCTAAAAAAGGATATGTAATAACCACAAGTGATTTCACTGCTGGGGCGAAACAATATGCTTCAGACTTAAACATTGATCTAATCAATGGCGTTGATTTGGTGAATCTGTGGATTGAAACAATGGATTCTTCTCTATATGAGTTGAATCCTAACCTTGAGTTATCTTAA
- the modA gene encoding molybdate ABC transporter substrate-binding protein translates to MIRKHSLMVFFIVFLTGCAGSENESETIYVAAASDLYHALTDIGDAFTEETGIIVEFTYGSTGLLTQQIQEGAPFDLFAAAHESYIDQLIEGNAVFEDSKAYYGIGRIAAVSSGGQEIVMDKDYLLSDEVKLITIANPEHAPYGKAAKETLESWGIWDDIQPKLVFGENIRQSYQYVESGNADAGIIALALMNETNLHFDLIEEHTHETILQALGIPVQTEKRELSEQFADFILSRTGQDILIEYGFDLP, encoded by the coding sequence ATGATAAGGAAACATTCACTGATGGTATTTTTCATAGTCTTCTTAACGGGCTGCGCAGGAAGTGAGAATGAGAGTGAAACCATTTATGTGGCAGCTGCATCTGACTTATACCACGCACTCACTGACATCGGAGACGCTTTTACAGAAGAAACAGGCATAATTGTAGAGTTTACCTATGGATCGACGGGACTGTTAACACAGCAAATCCAGGAAGGCGCTCCGTTTGATTTATTTGCTGCAGCACATGAATCGTATATTGACCAATTAATTGAGGGAAACGCCGTCTTTGAAGATTCAAAGGCGTATTATGGGATTGGCAGAATCGCAGCCGTGTCTTCCGGCGGTCAGGAAATCGTAATGGACAAAGACTATTTGTTAAGTGATGAAGTAAAGCTGATCACTATTGCCAACCCGGAACATGCCCCGTATGGAAAAGCGGCAAAAGAGACACTGGAATCTTGGGGCATTTGGGACGACATACAACCGAAGCTGGTTTTCGGGGAAAATATAAGACAGTCGTATCAGTATGTGGAATCAGGGAACGCCGATGCGGGAATCATCGCTCTGGCATTAATGAATGAAACGAATCTGCATTTTGATTTAATAGAGGAACATACGCATGAAACTATCCTTCAGGCGTTGGGAATTCCGGTTCAAACAGAGAAAAGGGAGTTAAGCGAACAGTTTGCCGACTTTATTCTGAGCCGGACAGGACAGGATATTTTAATCGAATACGGATTTGATCTCCCATGA
- a CDS encoding DUF4041 domain-containing protein, with protein sequence MKQPWYLQTWFIALWFSLTYFIVPFFIGVVLLIWQFVDKKRREKEMGLGEAFDKEAYKERAEKEAAKAESKKEMLVSDITKLETTIQDKRNELVETNEEVLLQSFGFYDPKYEFEKVEDYKLALDRIRQEQKQMVKDNRATNHADNWTVDGSKKKGEALNKNNIKLTLRAFNNECDAAITKVTFANIDAIEKRIKKAKDTLDKTNKNNRIEIRPEYMAKKIDELYLAYEYQVKKEEEKEEQRQIKEQMREEKRIQQEIELEKKKLEKEEQHFANAKAKYLEQYNDADEEMKKEILAKMAEIDDKLAELEKAKHDVDFREQNARAGYVYIISNIGSFGENVYKIGMTRRLEPDERIKELGNASVPFMFDVHAMVFSEDAPKLESTLHKVFEQYQVNRVNPRKEFFRVTLDEIIEVVKQNHNKTVEVTKLAEAEEYRKSKKLEEETEDRVAV encoded by the coding sequence ATGAAACAACCTTGGTACCTGCAAACCTGGTTTATTGCTCTGTGGTTCAGTCTCACTTACTTTATAGTTCCATTTTTTATTGGAGTTGTGCTTCTTATTTGGCAATTTGTAGATAAGAAACGTCGTGAAAAAGAAATGGGGCTCGGTGAAGCATTTGACAAAGAAGCGTATAAAGAAAGAGCTGAAAAAGAAGCTGCTAAAGCAGAATCGAAAAAGGAAATGCTTGTGAGTGATATCACAAAGCTTGAAACTACCATTCAAGATAAAAGGAATGAACTTGTAGAAACAAATGAAGAAGTGCTATTACAATCATTCGGATTTTATGATCCTAAATATGAATTTGAAAAGGTTGAGGATTATAAGTTGGCATTGGATCGTATCCGACAGGAACAGAAACAGATGGTTAAAGATAATAGGGCGACCAATCATGCTGATAACTGGACCGTGGATGGCAGTAAGAAGAAAGGTGAGGCACTCAACAAGAATAACATTAAACTTACTCTCCGCGCTTTTAATAATGAGTGTGATGCTGCGATAACGAAAGTTACATTTGCAAATATTGATGCAATTGAAAAACGCATTAAAAAGGCTAAGGACACTCTTGATAAAACAAATAAAAACAATCGTATTGAGATACGACCTGAGTACATGGCAAAAAAAATTGATGAACTGTATCTTGCTTATGAATATCAAGTTAAAAAGGAAGAAGAGAAGGAAGAGCAACGCCAAATTAAAGAACAGATGAGGGAAGAAAAACGTATTCAGCAAGAGATTGAACTGGAAAAGAAAAAGTTGGAGAAGGAAGAACAGCATTTCGCCAATGCGAAAGCTAAATACCTAGAACAGTATAATGACGCTGACGAGGAAATGAAAAAAGAAATACTCGCAAAGATGGCTGAAATCGATGATAAACTTGCAGAACTTGAAAAAGCCAAACATGATGTGGATTTTAGAGAACAAAATGCTCGCGCTGGCTACGTATACATCATTTCCAATATTGGTTCTTTTGGTGAAAACGTATATAAAATCGGGATGACTCGCCGCCTTGAGCCTGATGAAAGAATTAAGGAGCTTGGAAATGCCTCTGTCCCGTTTATGTTTGATGTTCACGCAATGGTCTTCTCTGAAGACGCTCCAAAATTGGAATCGACCCTTCACAAGGTGTTTGAACAATATCAAGTGAATCGGGTAAACCCAAGAAAAGAATTCTTCCGAGTAACGTTGGATGAAATAATAGAAGTGGTGAAACAAAACCACAATAAAACAGTTGAGGTTACTAAACTTGCAGAAGCTGAAGAGTATCGAAAGTCCAAAAAGCTTGAAGAGGAAACAGAGGATAGAGTAGCAGTATAA
- a CDS encoding aldo/keto reductase: MSYLKNALNKKIGLGTAPLGNMFRNVSEEEALATIQTAWDHGIRYYDTAPFYGFGLSEIRLGEVLSQYDRSDYILSSKVGRIILDEKENKSGLFEHGRKNKMLTDYSEDGTLRSIEDSLKRLKTDHLDFVFVHDISPDFLGDEWTAKFEEARKGAFPALDRLRDEGVIKSWGLGVNTTEPIEKVMELEEVQPNLCLSATQYTLMQHEQALERMMPMADKKEMGFVIGSPYNSGALLGGDYFDYAEASDEKKQHARELKDIAEKHGASLKAAALQFSSSHPAVEAVIPGSTRTDRIKEDLTALEDERIPHAFWEELVGRGFVSEKAPLPKG, encoded by the coding sequence ATGAGTTATTTAAAAAATGCTTTAAACAAGAAGATTGGTCTTGGAACTGCTCCACTCGGCAACATGTTTCGAAACGTTTCCGAGGAGGAAGCTCTTGCAACCATTCAAACGGCGTGGGACCACGGAATACGCTATTATGATACAGCTCCTTTTTACGGCTTTGGACTCTCGGAAATCCGCCTCGGAGAAGTTTTGTCCCAATACGATCGAAGCGATTATATTCTCAGTTCAAAAGTGGGAAGGATCATTTTAGATGAAAAAGAGAATAAGTCGGGGCTTTTTGAACACGGCCGAAAGAATAAAATGCTTACTGATTACTCTGAGGACGGCACACTCCGCTCAATAGAAGACAGCCTTAAACGCTTAAAGACAGACCACCTGGACTTTGTGTTTGTTCACGACATCTCACCTGATTTTCTTGGTGATGAATGGACAGCCAAGTTTGAGGAAGCCCGTAAAGGGGCGTTCCCTGCATTGGACCGTCTCCGGGACGAAGGCGTTATTAAGTCGTGGGGGCTTGGGGTGAATACGACTGAGCCGATCGAGAAAGTCATGGAGCTGGAAGAGGTTCAGCCAAATCTTTGTTTATCCGCTACCCAATATACGCTCATGCAGCATGAACAGGCACTGGAACGTATGATGCCTATGGCGGATAAGAAAGAAATGGGCTTTGTCATTGGCAGTCCTTATAATTCCGGCGCCTTACTGGGTGGCGACTACTTTGATTATGCAGAAGCCTCCGATGAAAAGAAGCAGCACGCCAGGGAATTGAAAGACATTGCTGAAAAGCATGGTGCAAGCCTGAAAGCAGCTGCATTGCAATTTTCTTCCTCCCACCCTGCAGTAGAAGCTGTGATTCCCGGCTCTACAAGAACCGACCGGATTAAAGAAGATCTGACTGCTCTTGAAGATGAACGTATTCCCCACGCTTTTTGGGAGGAGTTGGTGGGCAGAGGGTTTGTGTCTGAAAAGGCTCCTTTGCCGAAGGGGTAA
- a CDS encoding IS1595 family transposase — MTVRAADIIKAIQKLNPAEKHRLREYLIDVLTASSSTGTVLEEISERKHKGGYRCPGCESEYIVRFGRYSTIVDGEEVKKQRYRCKACKMTFTDLTNTALYRTRHLNRWMKFVECMIEGYSLRKSAGLIGDVTHVTLFYWRHKLLTALKQMESSNFQGIVEMDETYFLYSEKGQRKIKDRKSRKRGGSAKKRGISNEQVCVLVARDREKATFSQSLGMGRLTKEQLDKAIGHKLTNENVLCTDAWRAFKTYATEKGISIYQFKSDGKIRTKGLYHIQNVNNYHRRLKGWLERFNGVATKYLNNYLAWFQTLESIHHQRNEITMNDMIIKGNLIPSTETYDTLRLSKFTV; from the coding sequence ATGACTGTGAGAGCAGCCGATATCATTAAAGCCATTCAAAAACTTAATCCAGCGGAAAAACATCGGCTACGGGAATATTTAATCGATGTTCTTACTGCCTCATCGTCAACAGGAACCGTGCTGGAAGAAATCTCGGAACGAAAGCATAAGGGTGGCTATCGTTGTCCTGGCTGCGAGTCAGAATATATTGTGCGGTTTGGAAGATACTCTACTATCGTAGATGGCGAAGAAGTGAAGAAGCAGCGTTATCGTTGTAAGGCTTGTAAAATGACTTTTACAGACCTCACCAATACGGCATTATATCGAACACGTCATCTCAATCGTTGGATGAAGTTTGTAGAATGTATGATAGAAGGTTATTCGCTTCGTAAATCAGCGGGGCTGATTGGAGACGTTACTCACGTCACATTATTTTATTGGAGACACAAGCTCTTAACGGCATTAAAACAAATGGAAAGCTCAAATTTCCAAGGTATCGTTGAAATGGACGAAACCTATTTCCTGTACTCTGAAAAAGGACAAAGAAAGATTAAAGATAGAAAGTCTCGGAAACGGGGCGGTTCTGCAAAGAAACGCGGCATAAGCAATGAACAGGTATGTGTCCTGGTCGCAAGAGACCGTGAGAAGGCGACCTTTTCACAGTCGTTGGGAATGGGACGATTAACTAAAGAGCAATTAGACAAAGCCATTGGGCATAAACTTACCAACGAGAATGTGTTATGCACCGATGCTTGGCGTGCCTTTAAAACCTATGCCACTGAAAAGGGAATATCCATTTACCAGTTTAAGTCTGACGGTAAAATTCGCACCAAGGGTCTATATCACATCCAAAACGTCAACAACTACCACCGAAGACTGAAGGGCTGGCTAGAACGCTTTAACGGCGTAGCGACCAAGTATCTTAACAATTACCTTGCGTGGTTTCAAACGTTAGAGAGCATCCATCATCAACGAAATGAAATTACAATGAACGATATGATAATAAAAGGGAATTTAATTCCAAGTACAGAAACATATGATACACTTAGATTATCCAAGTTTACTGTATAA
- a CDS encoding NUDIX hydrolase — protein MNNQIHVNWDGHEVNLTWLPMKLNIDYNKVTSVRGICFSQEKILLVNVKDRCFNIPGGHIEKGETPEEAFQREVHEEGYVKGVIQYIGAIEVSHENNPLFIPDGKYHHEMSRLQVPWHLIIGDEVNEGDRGFS, from the coding sequence ATGAACAACCAAATTCACGTTAATTGGGATGGTCATGAAGTTAACCTTACATGGCTCCCCATGAAACTAAATATCGACTACAATAAAGTTACAAGTGTTCGTGGGATTTGTTTTAGTCAGGAGAAAATATTGTTAGTAAACGTTAAGGATAGATGTTTTAATATTCCTGGTGGTCATATTGAAAAAGGGGAAACTCCAGAGGAAGCGTTTCAAAGAGAAGTACATGAGGAGGGCTATGTAAAGGGGGTTATTCAATACATAGGTGCAATTGAAGTAAGTCATGAAAATAATCCGTTATTTATTCCTGATGGGAAGTATCACCATGAAATGTCCCGCCTACAAGTGCCTTGGCATTTGATAATAGGGGATGAAGTCAACGAAGGTGATCGGGGGTTTTCTTAG
- a CDS encoding LysR family transcriptional regulator, whose product MEWQQFIYFQTLARKQHVTRAAEALSISQSALSRSIARFEEEVGVPLFDRQGRSIRLNKYGQMFLSRVDTMLNEYAEGIKDIQNLLDPEQGEVSLGFLHTLSTSHIPDLLASFRASYPGITFKLGQGPSHSLTRQLQEGVFDLCLIVSNERNGAIDWRKLWDEELFVIVPKDHTYASRTFITFDEIADEPFIHLKEGFSLRNTIDRLFQKEGITPEITFEGEEAATVEGLVAAGLGISILPDLKGIDQSKISQIRVKSPECKRTIGLAWVKGRYLTPAAERFKQFILENT is encoded by the coding sequence ATGGAATGGCAGCAATTCATCTATTTTCAGACACTTGCACGAAAACAACACGTTACCCGGGCAGCGGAAGCTTTATCCATTTCTCAGTCTGCCCTGAGCAGGTCGATTGCGAGATTTGAGGAAGAGGTAGGGGTGCCGTTATTTGACCGGCAAGGGCGTTCCATACGGTTAAATAAATATGGGCAAATGTTTTTAAGCCGTGTGGATACGATGTTGAACGAGTATGCTGAAGGCATAAAGGATATTCAGAATTTGCTTGATCCGGAACAGGGAGAAGTGTCTCTCGGTTTTCTTCATACGTTAAGTACGAGCCATATTCCCGATTTGCTTGCGTCGTTTCGTGCGTCCTACCCGGGAATAACGTTTAAGCTCGGACAAGGTCCCTCCCACAGCCTGACCAGGCAATTACAGGAGGGAGTGTTCGATCTGTGTCTCATCGTATCAAATGAAAGGAATGGTGCAATTGATTGGAGAAAGCTCTGGGATGAAGAGCTTTTTGTTATCGTTCCAAAAGACCACACGTATGCCAGCCGGACATTTATTACATTTGATGAAATTGCAGATGAACCGTTTATTCATCTAAAAGAAGGCTTTTCTCTGCGGAACACGATTGACCGCCTGTTTCAAAAAGAAGGTATTACACCTGAGATTACGTTTGAAGGGGAGGAAGCCGCAACCGTCGAAGGGCTTGTGGCTGCCGGATTGGGAATATCGATTCTGCCGGATTTAAAAGGGATTGATCAAAGTAAAATCTCACAAATCCGTGTCAAAAGTCCCGAGTGCAAACGAACAATCGGCCTGGCCTGGGTAAAGGGCAGATATCTAACGCCTGCAGCCGAAAGGTTTAAACAGTTTATCCTGGAGAATACCTGA